From Novipirellula artificiosorum, the proteins below share one genomic window:
- a CDS encoding DinB family protein, which translates to MQAKDAIRSAMNLSNLVYKSYLSDFEDAELMCRPGPGCNHMAWQTGHLIASEVSLLSTVFPKDAVELPQGFAEAHSKETAESDDPAAFLTKQEYMSLMETVREQTLAVLDRATDEELSAASPEAFRTWCPTVGDMFVLIGSHPLMHAGQIVPIRRQLGKPVLF; encoded by the coding sequence ATGCAAGCCAAAGACGCGATTCGTTCCGCGATGAATTTGAGCAACCTTGTCTACAAGAGCTACCTCAGTGATTTCGAAGATGCGGAGTTGATGTGTCGCCCTGGTCCGGGCTGCAATCATATGGCTTGGCAAACGGGCCATCTGATTGCTTCCGAGGTTTCCCTGCTGTCAACCGTTTTCCCGAAGGATGCGGTTGAGCTACCCCAAGGTTTTGCCGAAGCCCACAGCAAAGAAACCGCCGAGTCCGACGATCCAGCCGCGTTCTTAACGAAACAGGAATACATGTCGTTAATGGAAACGGTTCGCGAACAAACACTTGCGGTATTGGACCGTGCAACCGACGAAGAGTTATCGGCCGCTTCGCCCGAAGCGTTTCGCACGTGGTGCCCGACCGTTGGTGACATGTTTGTCCTGATCGGATCCCACCCCCTGATGCATGCTGGTCAAATCGTCCCAATACGCCGCCAGCTTGGAAAGCCAGTCCTGTTCTAA
- a CDS encoding DUF819 family protein, which yields MIENDAVILGMLMGILGFVFWTSHHESRFWRSFYSVFPMLLLCYFLPSLLTLSGIVDPANSQLYFVATRFLLPASLVLLTLSIDLREIVKLGPKAIVMFLTGTIGVVLGGPMAILIVGTFAPEWVGGSDASAVWRGLSTVAGSWIGGGANQVAMKEIFKPSDELFSVMVAVDVIVAEVWMAFLLLGIGKSKWIDRMLKADASAVDRLTEKMEAFSRSTLRVTTTVDLFRILAFAFGVTAISHLLADSIAGWVTANAPTLDRFSLDSSFFWLILLATTGGVLLSFTRVRNLEGAGASRIGSVFIYFLVATIGLQMDIAAIFTRPELFAVGAVWMLLHVGLLFVVAWWIRAPYFFLAVGSKANIGGAASAPVVAAAFHPSLAPVGVLLAVVGYALGTYAAYLCALMMQVAAPS from the coding sequence ATGATTGAAAATGATGCGGTCATCCTCGGGATGTTGATGGGGATCTTGGGGTTCGTGTTTTGGACGAGCCACCATGAGTCTCGGTTTTGGAGATCGTTCTACTCGGTCTTTCCGATGCTGCTATTGTGCTACTTCTTGCCATCACTCTTAACGCTCTCTGGCATCGTCGACCCGGCAAACTCCCAACTCTACTTTGTCGCCACTCGATTTCTGTTGCCCGCCAGTTTGGTGCTGTTGACGCTCAGTATCGATTTACGTGAAATCGTAAAGCTTGGTCCCAAGGCGATTGTCATGTTTCTGACCGGTACGATCGGAGTCGTCTTGGGAGGGCCAATGGCCATTCTGATCGTCGGAACGTTTGCACCAGAGTGGGTGGGAGGCAGCGATGCTTCGGCGGTTTGGCGAGGTCTTTCGACCGTTGCCGGCAGCTGGATCGGAGGGGGTGCGAATCAAGTTGCGATGAAGGAGATCTTCAAGCCTTCCGATGAATTGTTTAGCGTGATGGTGGCGGTGGATGTGATCGTCGCCGAAGTTTGGATGGCCTTCTTGTTGCTCGGAATCGGCAAATCAAAGTGGATCGACCGGATGCTGAAAGCCGATGCATCGGCGGTCGATCGTTTGACCGAGAAGATGGAAGCATTTTCGCGTTCGACCCTGCGGGTGACGACGACTGTTGACCTGTTCCGGATCCTCGCGTTCGCCTTCGGAGTGACGGCGATCAGCCATCTGCTCGCCGATTCGATCGCCGGATGGGTCACAGCCAACGCACCGACGCTGGACCGTTTCAGCTTGGACTCCAGCTTCTTTTGGTTGATCCTTTTGGCAACGACCGGCGGCGTGCTTTTGTCATTCACGCGGGTGCGGAACCTCGAAGGCGCCGGAGCCTCCCGAATCGGATCGGTGTTTATCTATTTCCTGGTGGCGACGATTGGATTGCAAATGGATATCGCTGCCATCTTCACAAGGCCAGAACTATTTGCCGTCGGCGCGGTATGGATGCTGCTTCACGTCGGTTTGCTGTTTGTCGTTGCATGGTGGATTCGCGCACCTTACTTCTTCTTGGCGGTTGGCAGCAAAGCGAACATTGGCGGTGCGGCGAGTGCACCGGTTGTTGCGGCCGCTTTCCATCCGTCACTCGCGCCGGTGGGTGTCTTGTTGGCAGTCGTTGGATATGCCTTGGGCACCTATGCGGCGTACTTGTGCGCGCTCATGATGCAAGTGGCTGCACCCTCATGA
- a CDS encoding class I SAM-dependent methyltransferase: MNQPPKSASPPEWRRPVGVSSGTWDYVNERTIADHYDAFVADTPLCRLDQQIVAAEFPTRKSGQNASIIDLGCGSGRTALPLAARGYTVIGVDLSHRMLEILVTKAQQQSLIDRIHPVRANLVQIDGFADQSIDHAVCMFSTLGMIQGGSNRREMLRSLRRIVRPGGKFVLHVHNRWAALYEPGGIRAMVASRARLWFNSDHEFGDSVYAYRGLDKMFMHRFSRKELAADLRATGWQVRELLRVATDGSAIVNRRFGKVGGFIVIAQ, translated from the coding sequence TTGAACCAGCCCCCGAAGTCAGCTTCGCCGCCTGAATGGCGTCGACCGGTCGGTGTTTCCTCTGGAACGTGGGATTACGTCAATGAGCGGACGATCGCCGACCATTACGACGCGTTTGTGGCAGATACTCCCCTCTGCCGGCTGGATCAACAAATCGTCGCAGCCGAATTTCCGACTCGGAAATCGGGTCAGAATGCGTCGATTATCGATCTCGGATGCGGCAGCGGCCGGACGGCGCTCCCCTTGGCCGCACGTGGCTACACCGTCATCGGTGTCGATCTTAGCCACCGCATGCTGGAAATCCTTGTCACCAAGGCTCAGCAGCAGAGCCTGATCGACCGAATCCATCCGGTGCGGGCCAACCTGGTCCAAATCGACGGTTTCGCTGATCAATCCATTGATCATGCGGTTTGTATGTTCAGCACGCTGGGGATGATTCAAGGAGGATCAAACCGCCGTGAAATGCTCCGCAGTCTCCGACGCATTGTCCGCCCGGGCGGAAAGTTCGTGCTGCATGTCCACAACCGCTGGGCGGCGCTGTATGAACCCGGGGGAATCCGAGCGATGGTCGCAAGCCGAGCACGATTATGGTTCAACTCAGACCATGAGTTTGGAGACAGCGTCTACGCCTATCGTGGTCTCGACAAGATGTTCATGCACCGCTTCAGTCGAAAGGAACTGGCGGCTGATCTGCGGGCAACCGGTTGGCAGGTGAGGGAGCTGCTTCGTGTTGCCACCGATGGTTCCGCGATCGTCAACCGTCGGTTTGGGAAAGTGGGTGGTTTTATCGTGATCGCCCAATGA
- the gap gene encoding type I glyceraldehyde-3-phosphate dehydrogenase: protein MAIRVAINGFGRIGRMVFRSSVLRDDIEVVAINDLLDVDYQAYMLKYDSVHGRFKGDVSTKGGNLVVNGKEIRITAETDPAKLAWGDVGADIVVESTGFFLTQDSAKGHLDAGAKKVVMSAPPKDDTPMFVMGVNCESYAGQKFVSNASCTTNCLAPLAKVLNDNFGIKRGLMTTVHAATATQKTVDGPSKKDWRGGRGILENIIPSSTGAAKAVGKVIPELNGKLTGMAFRVPTSDVSVVDLTAELEKEASYEDICKAMKAASEGKMKGILGYTDESVVSTDFRGESRTSVFDSNAGIQLDKTFVKVVSWYDNEWGYSCKVLDLVAKIAD, encoded by the coding sequence ATGGCTATACGAGTTGCAATTAATGGTTTCGGTCGAATCGGACGTATGGTTTTTCGATCGTCGGTCCTTCGTGACGACATCGAGGTGGTAGCAATCAACGACTTGTTGGACGTCGATTACCAAGCTTACATGCTGAAGTACGACAGCGTCCACGGCCGCTTCAAGGGCGACGTCTCGACGAAGGGCGGAAACTTGGTCGTCAATGGCAAAGAAATCCGCATCACAGCAGAGACCGACCCTGCTAAGTTGGCATGGGGCGACGTCGGAGCCGACATCGTTGTCGAATCGACCGGCTTCTTCCTGACACAGGACTCGGCCAAAGGTCACCTTGATGCAGGTGCTAAGAAAGTCGTGATGTCTGCGCCTCCGAAAGATGACACTCCGATGTTCGTGATGGGCGTCAACTGCGAAAGCTATGCTGGACAAAAGTTCGTCTCCAACGCGTCCTGCACGACCAACTGTCTTGCCCCCCTCGCGAAAGTGCTCAACGACAACTTTGGCATCAAGCGTGGTTTGATGACCACGGTGCACGCGGCCACCGCGACACAGAAGACCGTCGACGGACCTTCGAAAAAGGATTGGCGTGGCGGACGCGGTATCCTGGAGAACATTATTCCCTCGAGCACCGGCGCAGCGAAGGCCGTCGGCAAGGTCATTCCTGAACTCAACGGCAAGCTGACCGGGATGGCTTTCCGCGTACCGACTTCGGACGTTTCCGTGGTCGACTTGACCGCAGAATTGGAAAAAGAAGCGAGCTATGAAGACATTTGTAAAGCGATGAAGGCCGCTTCGGAAGGCAAGATGAAGGGCATTCTTGGCTACACCGACGAGAGCGTCGTTTCGACCGACTTCCGTGGCGAGTCTCGTACGTCGGTGTTCGATTCGAACGCGGGAATTCAGCTTGACAAAACGTTTGTCAAAGTGGTTTCTTGGTACGACAACGAATGGGGTTACTCTTGCAAAGTGCTCGATCTTGTCGCCAAAATTGCGGACTAG
- a CDS encoding LuxR C-terminal-related transcriptional regulator, translating into MVNLFDSIDWADIFRVEPGIGLAIISKEGNILYSNGAILALFGVPSRDPQTQSAPRNLGDIFHPDFARERMEWIKQVLEEGRPLRARHIYQGQQIVSTIYPVGESMVQKFRGTVEQPQAAGDEPATEVDSEHPPEGTAAVHYALFISRRDGQEDSSEINTVSSQYIDLGCLSSLSKRELEIFILLGHGNSVPEVARMLHRSPRTVERHKTEIGRKLGYSSLAEIARAVGHVGLTYDHLQLERLKALADPESN; encoded by the coding sequence ATGGTAAACCTATTTGATTCGATTGATTGGGCCGATATCTTTCGGGTAGAACCCGGAATCGGTTTGGCCATCATTTCAAAAGAGGGAAACATCCTTTATTCCAACGGCGCGATTCTGGCACTCTTTGGGGTTCCCAGTCGTGACCCACAAACTCAATCAGCGCCACGGAATTTGGGCGACATCTTCCACCCCGATTTCGCCCGCGAGCGGATGGAATGGATCAAACAAGTCTTGGAAGAAGGCCGACCGCTTCGAGCAAGGCATATCTATCAAGGCCAACAAATTGTCTCGACCATCTACCCGGTTGGCGAATCGATGGTTCAGAAGTTCCGGGGCACCGTAGAGCAGCCACAAGCCGCTGGCGACGAACCGGCCACGGAAGTCGATTCGGAACATCCCCCAGAAGGGACCGCCGCGGTGCATTACGCTTTGTTTATCTCCAGACGCGATGGACAAGAAGACTCCAGCGAAATTAACACGGTGTCGAGCCAGTACATTGACCTCGGCTGCTTGTCCTCACTGAGCAAGCGAGAGCTCGAAATTTTCATCCTGTTGGGGCATGGCAACAGCGTTCCGGAGGTTGCCAGAATGCTTCACCGCAGCCCGAGAACCGTTGAACGACACAAGACGGAAATTGGGCGAAAGCTCGGTTACTCGTCGCTTGCCGAGATCGCCAGAGCCGTCGGGCACGTAGGACTGACCTACGATCATCTTCAACTGGAACGATTGAAGGCACTGGCCGATCCCGAGTCGAACTAG
- a CDS encoding TIGR01777 family oxidoreductase, producing the protein MAGSQHYRASTQLGVSKQQAFAYHERPGALQRLTPPWESVSVEKGSAGLDVGSRVVLKMRLLGVPLRWVAEHTLYDPPNRFDDTQRSGPFASWSHSHQFDADGGNDSKSVLTDSIHYRLPGGQLGRWFGGGFALKKIESMFAYRHRITRDDLELFSAYSSEAMRVAISGSHGLVGSQLLGLLSLFGHETQRIVRSSPSEDRIAAWQSDQQASRLNGVDAVVHLAGASIASRRWSDVVKREIRESRVLKTRQLCESLARLPKKPRVLVCASATGVYGDRQDQVLDEHSAHGEGFLADVADQWERACRPAVDAGIRVVHARFGLILSRQGGALAKMLLPAKLAGGSLGSGHQWWSWIAMDDVLGGIYHAIQTDSLSGPVNFVSPTPVQNRDFAKVLGSVMHRPALLPAPAFGLRIALGEMADALLLASTRVVPVKLQQSGYRFRFNDLAETLRYSLGKDRLKSSPA; encoded by the coding sequence ATGGCTGGCTCTCAACATTACCGCGCGTCGACTCAGCTTGGCGTTTCCAAGCAGCAGGCGTTCGCCTACCACGAACGGCCGGGGGCGTTGCAGCGATTGACGCCTCCTTGGGAGTCGGTATCGGTAGAGAAGGGTAGCGCGGGTTTGGACGTAGGAAGTCGTGTTGTCCTCAAGATGCGATTGCTTGGTGTGCCGCTTCGCTGGGTCGCAGAGCACACGCTTTACGACCCGCCAAACCGGTTTGATGACACTCAGCGATCGGGGCCGTTTGCGAGCTGGAGCCATTCGCACCAATTTGATGCCGACGGTGGGAACGATTCGAAGTCCGTGTTGACCGACTCGATCCATTATCGATTGCCCGGCGGGCAGCTTGGCCGATGGTTTGGCGGTGGTTTCGCGTTGAAGAAAATCGAATCGATGTTCGCGTACCGCCATCGGATCACTCGCGATGACTTGGAATTGTTCAGTGCTTATTCAAGCGAAGCGATGCGGGTTGCCATCTCGGGCAGCCATGGGCTGGTCGGTTCGCAACTGCTTGGCTTGCTGAGTCTGTTCGGGCACGAGACGCAGCGGATCGTGCGAAGTTCGCCGAGTGAGGATCGCATCGCAGCTTGGCAAAGCGATCAACAGGCCAGTCGGCTCAATGGCGTTGATGCGGTCGTTCACCTGGCCGGGGCCTCGATTGCCAGCCGACGGTGGAGCGATGTGGTGAAGCGAGAGATTCGAGAGAGTCGGGTGTTGAAGACTCGCCAACTCTGTGAATCGCTCGCGAGATTGCCCAAGAAACCCCGAGTTTTGGTGTGCGCGTCGGCAACAGGCGTTTACGGCGACCGGCAGGATCAGGTTCTTGATGAGCATTCGGCTCATGGGGAGGGCTTTCTCGCGGACGTCGCCGATCAGTGGGAGCGGGCTTGCCGTCCCGCGGTCGATGCAGGGATTCGAGTCGTCCATGCCCGGTTTGGTCTGATCTTGTCTCGCCAAGGTGGTGCGTTAGCCAAGATGTTGTTGCCGGCGAAGCTAGCCGGTGGATCACTCGGCAGTGGTCATCAATGGTGGAGTTGGATCGCGATGGACGATGTTCTTGGCGGGATCTACCACGCCATCCAGACGGACTCACTCAGCGGCCCTGTTAATTTTGTTTCGCCGACACCGGTTCAGAACCGAGACTTCGCAAAGGTGCTTGGTTCCGTGATGCACCGTCCGGCGTTGCTTCCCGCTCCGGCATTCGGGCTTCGTATCGCCCTCGGCGAAATGGCGGACGCCTTGTTGCTGGCCAGCACTCGGGTGGTTCCCGTCAAATTGCAGCAATCGGGCTACCGGTTTCGCTTTAACGATCTTGCGGAGACCCTTCGCTATTCATTGGGCAAAGATCGCTTGAAGAGTTCGCCAGCCTAG
- a CDS encoding sigma-70 family RNA polymerase sigma factor, giving the protein MTKASLSSRVATLDSLTSEPKGDESVLEDSSASTLPARMPSWMKMDELVSASSEADSLARDYGSLSKEDLKRATKMQLRQEIGFISNSEFSQTEIGREIFAAPLQLAPRQKEVGVRTATRSGADLPIHLGRLCEASLLTPEQESLLFQRMNFLLHQAAAHRRLLNPSRPSRARLALVDRLIAMAHWHRDRIVEANLRLVFSIVKKFVNANNQFDELLSDGIVALMRAVEKFDYDRGFRFSTYATQVVRRNSYRTIVFNQQERQKVIGGLQDMNLDLSDEDRGSSISEGRWHELRSRLAAMLEDLDRREKLIIRARFSLGSHRKVHTLQSLADRLGISKERVRQLERRAMEKLRSMAGDVRLAELEV; this is encoded by the coding sequence ATGACGAAAGCTTCCCTCTCCTCCCGCGTTGCGACTCTCGATTCCCTGACTAGCGAGCCTAAGGGTGACGAGTCCGTGCTCGAAGATTCCAGTGCGTCGACACTGCCCGCTCGGATGCCTTCATGGATGAAGATGGACGAATTGGTTTCCGCAAGTTCCGAAGCCGACTCGCTGGCTCGTGATTATGGATCGCTTTCCAAAGAAGACTTAAAGCGAGCCACCAAGATGCAACTCCGACAGGAGATTGGCTTCATCAGCAACAGCGAGTTTTCGCAGACCGAGATTGGTAGAGAAATTTTTGCGGCGCCGCTCCAATTGGCGCCGCGTCAAAAAGAGGTCGGGGTCCGTACGGCGACTCGCAGCGGGGCAGATCTTCCCATCCACCTCGGGCGACTATGCGAGGCGTCTTTGCTCACGCCCGAGCAGGAGTCCCTGTTGTTTCAGCGAATGAATTTTCTGCTGCACCAAGCTGCGGCTCACCGTCGTCTTCTCAATCCGAGTCGGCCCTCTCGAGCCCGTTTGGCGCTGGTGGATCGTTTGATCGCCATGGCTCACTGGCATCGGGATCGAATTGTCGAGGCGAACTTACGGTTGGTCTTTTCGATCGTTAAGAAATTCGTTAACGCCAACAATCAGTTTGATGAATTGCTGAGTGATGGTATCGTGGCACTGATGCGTGCCGTGGAGAAATTCGACTATGATCGAGGCTTTCGGTTCAGCACCTATGCAACGCAGGTCGTCCGCCGCAATTCTTACCGGACGATTGTGTTTAACCAACAAGAGCGTCAGAAGGTAATCGGTGGACTGCAAGACATGAACTTAGACCTAAGCGACGAAGATCGGGGTTCCTCCATTAGCGAAGGTCGTTGGCACGAACTGCGGTCACGCTTGGCTGCGATGCTTGAGGACCTGGATCGTCGGGAAAAGCTGATCATCCGAGCTCGCTTCTCGCTCGGGTCTCACCGCAAGGTCCATACGCTTCAATCGTTAGCAGATCGTTTGGGGATCAGCAAGGAACGGGTTCGTCAACTCGAGCGCCGCGCGATGGAGAAGCTCCGGTCCATGGCGGGGGATGTCCGGCTCGCTGAGTTGGAGGTTTAG
- a CDS encoding MerR family transcriptional regulator, which yields MAARLPHFSPKQIANSMQVSESSVKRWCDRGVIPTVRTIGGHRRITLDGLQQFLRETGQTLVHPEAIGLPSLCQCRRTEIPGAKDPEQRSFRSALAEGDEQTCRAVLRARVAGGASRSEAAEDLIADAMHGLGEAWDCKEIDIYQERRACDICQRLMMEMRNEIGPVSADAPVAVGGSPEDDHYQLPTAMVELALREIGWNAINLGSNLPLDSFRQAAHDQNAKLVWLSVSALEDPARFIVAENRLAGSLGEQVSLFVGGRVIDESLRSKLRYTACCGSVRELVQLAGMTQAGIRR from the coding sequence GTGGCAGCTCGACTTCCCCATTTTTCGCCGAAGCAGATCGCCAATTCGATGCAAGTCAGCGAATCGTCGGTCAAGCGATGGTGTGATCGCGGCGTCATTCCGACCGTTCGCACGATTGGCGGTCACCGTCGGATCACGCTCGATGGATTACAGCAATTTCTGAGAGAGACCGGCCAGACCTTGGTTCATCCCGAAGCGATCGGATTGCCTTCGTTGTGCCAATGTCGCCGGACCGAGATTCCAGGAGCAAAGGATCCAGAGCAGCGTTCGTTTCGTAGTGCCTTGGCCGAGGGCGATGAGCAGACGTGCCGGGCGGTGCTCCGTGCCCGAGTCGCCGGGGGTGCGTCCCGTAGTGAAGCGGCCGAGGATTTGATCGCCGACGCCATGCATGGACTTGGCGAAGCTTGGGATTGCAAAGAAATCGACATTTATCAAGAGCGGAGAGCCTGTGACATTTGCCAGCGATTGATGATGGAGATGCGCAATGAGATTGGTCCCGTGTCCGCGGACGCTCCCGTGGCCGTCGGCGGTTCCCCCGAGGACGATCACTATCAACTTCCAACTGCGATGGTCGAGCTGGCGCTGCGAGAAATTGGCTGGAACGCCATCAACCTGGGAAGCAATTTGCCACTGGATAGTTTTCGACAAGCCGCCCATGATCAGAATGCGAAGCTGGTTTGGCTGAGCGTCTCGGCACTTGAAGATCCAGCCCGGTTCATTGTGGCCGAAAACCGCTTGGCGGGCTCGCTGGGCGAACAGGTTTCGCTGTTTGTTGGAGGACGGGTGATTGACGAGTCGCTGCGTTCGAAACTTCGTTACACCGCATGCTGTGGGAGTGTGCGCGAGCTGGTCCAATTGGCAGGAATGACACAGGCTGGAATTCGCCGCTAG
- a CDS encoding dual specificity protein phosphatase family protein yields MCEQDPSQEPSDQAPAIDDGIPTNASAPAAVIAEIVPAVQPTRTQKLYAKAVFYPTLAWNYTLGRILGVRRWWDYIDAHVIVGAYPFAGDVPGLAAEGVKAVVNTCEEYPGPLAAYEAFGISQFWMPTTDFTHPSLENVKLAVEFVEEHTHVDETVYIHCKAGRARSATVALCWLMKYRGLSIEQAQEKLLLARPHINPHLGDRPVVKQFAQQLAQESNGR; encoded by the coding sequence ATGTGCGAACAAGACCCCAGTCAAGAACCTAGCGATCAAGCACCAGCAATCGACGATGGGATTCCCACGAATGCGTCGGCCCCTGCTGCCGTCATTGCGGAGATCGTGCCCGCGGTTCAACCCACTCGGACGCAGAAACTTTATGCGAAGGCGGTGTTCTACCCAACGTTGGCTTGGAATTACACGCTTGGTCGCATCCTGGGTGTCCGCCGCTGGTGGGACTATATCGATGCGCATGTGATCGTCGGCGCCTATCCTTTCGCTGGCGACGTTCCGGGACTTGCTGCCGAAGGAGTGAAGGCGGTGGTCAATACGTGCGAAGAGTATCCGGGGCCCTTGGCTGCCTACGAAGCGTTCGGCATCTCGCAGTTCTGGATGCCGACAACGGATTTCACCCACCCGAGTCTCGAAAACGTCAAGCTTGCCGTTGAATTTGTCGAAGAACACACCCACGTGGACGAAACGGTCTACATTCACTGCAAAGCAGGACGGGCTCGCAGCGCAACGGTTGCACTGTGTTGGCTGATGAAGTACCGCGGATTGTCGATCGAACAAGCCCAAGAAAAGCTGCTTCTAGCGCGCCCTCATATCAACCCACACTTGGGCGATCGTCCGGTCGTGAAGCAATTCGCTCAACAATTGGCACAAGAATCAAATGGACGGTGA
- the dprA gene encoding DNA-processing protein DprA, producing MDGDGTTGGGILGGGVDSTDTGPDPATMALLRLSMLPGLGPRTLTALLERFDTAEQVLSAGESDLAMVHGVGAKLIHTIRTASHHVDVETLVTWCHENEVTIVRQGQAGFPRSLEQMVDTPPILFVRGGMVPQDTLAISIVGTRHGSVYGLKQAERFGYALAKAGVTVISGMARGIDAAAHQGALHAAGRTIAVLGSGLGQIYPPEHKTLADSIASSGAVISEYGPDAKPRAGMFPQRNRLIAAMGVATLVIEAPDRSGALITARLACEMNRDVLALPGPVTSRTSRGCNQLIRDGARLVQTVDDVLEELGPMFEPVESGDGLTIRSGSELRLNELERDVLNAIDQTSTPIDQVIAKTQLPAYRVIATISVLEMRSLIRRLSGQYVTRI from the coding sequence ATGGACGGTGACGGGACCACGGGCGGCGGGATCTTGGGCGGCGGAGTCGACTCAACCGACACCGGGCCGGATCCTGCGACGATGGCGTTGCTTCGCTTGTCGATGCTTCCAGGGCTTGGTCCTCGCACGTTGACCGCACTACTGGAACGATTCGATACCGCAGAACAAGTTCTTTCTGCGGGTGAATCGGATTTGGCCATGGTCCATGGTGTGGGTGCGAAGCTGATCCACACGATCCGTACGGCATCACACCATGTGGACGTCGAGACGCTTGTGACGTGGTGTCACGAAAATGAAGTTACCATCGTTCGCCAGGGGCAAGCGGGATTTCCTCGTTCGCTCGAGCAGATGGTCGACACGCCACCGATTCTGTTCGTTCGGGGCGGGATGGTGCCTCAAGACACGTTAGCGATTTCCATTGTCGGCACACGCCACGGATCCGTGTATGGCCTCAAACAAGCGGAACGATTCGGGTATGCGTTAGCGAAGGCTGGCGTCACGGTGATCAGCGGCATGGCACGAGGGATCGATGCAGCGGCACATCAGGGAGCGCTCCACGCAGCAGGACGCACGATTGCGGTGCTGGGCAGTGGGCTTGGACAAATCTACCCACCCGAGCACAAAACACTTGCCGATTCGATCGCTTCGTCCGGAGCGGTGATCAGCGAGTATGGCCCCGATGCCAAGCCTCGTGCAGGGATGTTCCCACAGCGAAATCGGTTAATCGCCGCGATGGGGGTCGCAACGCTGGTGATTGAAGCGCCCGACCGCAGCGGGGCGTTGATCACCGCTCGATTGGCATGTGAAATGAATCGCGATGTTCTGGCGCTTCCTGGACCTGTCACCAGCCGAACGTCACGCGGGTGCAACCAGTTGATTCGCGACGGGGCTCGTTTGGTCCAGACCGTCGACGATGTCTTGGAGGAACTCGGTCCGATGTTCGAACCCGTGGAATCCGGGGACGGGCTCACCATTCGCAGCGGATCGGAATTGCGGCTGAACGAGCTTGAACGAGACGTGCTCAATGCGATCGACCAAACGAGTACCCCCATCGACCAGGTGATCGCCAAAACACAATTGCCCGCATACCGTGTGATCGCGACCATCAGCGTGCTGGAAATGCGGTCGTTGATTCGCCGGCTCAGCGGCCAATACGTGACCCGAATCTAA
- the ilvE gene encoding branched-chain-amino-acid transaminase, whose protein sequence is MSQQIYINGEYFGRDDAKVSVFDHGLLYGDGVFEGMRIYGGKVFRLREHLKRLWDSAQAIALTIPISMDQMILDVNATVAKNDLENGYIRLVVTRGAGPLGLDPFRCSHPQIIIIADTIKLYPEEFYQDGLELVTASTIRNHPAALSPRIKSLNYLNNIMAKIEGLKAGCVEALMLNHKGEVAECTGDNLFLVRDGVLITPPVDAGILEGITRDVVLELAAQEKIEVREIAITRYDVYVADECFLTGSAAEVIPAVKIDDRTIGDGTPGPITRKLTAAFRKLVGQ, encoded by the coding sequence ATGAGTCAACAAATCTATATCAACGGTGAGTACTTTGGTCGCGATGACGCGAAGGTCAGCGTTTTCGATCACGGCTTGCTGTACGGCGACGGCGTCTTCGAAGGGATGCGAATCTACGGAGGAAAGGTCTTTCGGTTACGTGAGCACCTGAAACGGTTGTGGGACTCTGCTCAAGCGATCGCCTTAACGATTCCAATCTCCATGGACCAAATGATCCTGGATGTTAACGCAACGGTTGCCAAGAACGATTTGGAAAACGGCTACATTCGCCTGGTCGTCACGCGGGGGGCCGGACCGCTAGGACTTGACCCCTTTCGCTGCAGCCACCCGCAAATCATTATCATTGCGGACACGATCAAGTTGTACCCGGAAGAGTTCTATCAGGATGGGCTTGAGTTGGTGACTGCTTCGACGATTCGCAATCACCCGGCCGCCCTCAGTCCGCGGATCAAGTCGTTGAATTACCTCAACAACATCATGGCGAAGATCGAGGGCTTGAAGGCGGGGTGCGTCGAAGCGTTGATGCTGAACCACAAAGGTGAGGTTGCCGAATGCACCGGCGACAATCTGTTCCTTGTCCGAGACGGTGTGCTGATCACGCCCCCGGTGGACGCCGGAATTTTGGAAGGCATCACGCGTGACGTGGTGCTGGAACTTGCCGCACAAGAAAAGATCGAGGTTCGTGAAATCGCGATCACTCGCTACGATGTCTACGTCGCGGATGAATGCTTCTTGACCGGAAGTGCTGCGGAAGTGATTCCTGCGGTCAAGATCGACGATCGCACGATCGGTGATGGAACGCCAGGCCCAATCACTCGAAAGCTGACTGCCGCGTTCCGAAAGCTGGTTGGACAGTAG